Proteins found in one Sphingomonas sp. SORGH_AS_0879 genomic segment:
- a CDS encoding LysR family transcriptional regulator, producing the protein MKRTHLPLNGLRVLDAAARHLSFTRAADELAVTPAAVGQQIRALEDTLGVVLFRRTTRGLELTPEAEAGLAPLRAGFLQFEDAVRAMQAGQSSKSLTIAAPRDVTEKWLMPRLAAIAASDPDLRFSLIASDEGLDFTEANLDLAIRWGDGPGGLEGEAIESDGMIPIGPADAPLIAWPGAPEEGTPLVRVTDAGLAIDAVAAGLGRAVVPQLLAERDLAEGRVVATGEAVPSRMGYWLVAPLPQWRQQKVKALVEALGG; encoded by the coding sequence ATGAAGCGGACGCATCTTCCACTCAATGGCCTGCGCGTGCTGGACGCCGCCGCCCGTCACCTGAGCTTCACCCGCGCCGCCGACGAACTGGCGGTGACCCCGGCGGCGGTCGGCCAGCAGATCCGCGCGCTGGAGGATACGCTGGGCGTCGTCCTGTTCCGCCGCACCACGCGCGGGCTGGAGCTGACCCCGGAGGCCGAGGCGGGCCTGGCGCCGCTTCGCGCCGGTTTCCTGCAATTCGAGGATGCGGTCCGCGCGATGCAGGCGGGCCAGTCGTCCAAGTCGCTGACCATCGCCGCCCCGCGCGACGTGACCGAGAAGTGGCTGATGCCGCGCCTCGCCGCGATCGCCGCGAGCGATCCCGATTTGCGCTTCTCGCTGATCGCATCGGACGAAGGGCTGGACTTCACCGAGGCCAATCTGGACCTCGCCATCCGCTGGGGCGACGGACCCGGCGGGCTGGAGGGCGAGGCGATCGAGTCCGACGGGATGATCCCCATCGGCCCCGCCGATGCGCCGCTGATCGCCTGGCCGGGCGCACCGGAGGAGGGCACACCGCTGGTCCGCGTCACCGATGCGGGTCTCGCGATCGATGCGGTCGCGGCGGGGCTGGGCCGCGCGGTCGTGCCGCAACTGCTCGCCGAGCGCGATCTGGCCGAGGGGCGGGTCGTTGCGACAGGCGAGGCGGTGCCCTCGCGCATGGGATATTGGCTGGTCGCGCCGCTACCCCAATGGCGGCAGCAGAAGGTCAAGGCGTTGGTCGAGGCTTTGGGGGGCTAG
- a CDS encoding glycosyltransferase family 2 protein: MGALLELAVVIPTFNERANVPVLIAKLDQALAGRRWEAIFVDDNSPDGTADAARELGKVDHRVRVIQRIGRRGLSSACIEGMCATAAAVVAVIDGDLQHDETLLPKMLDRLQAEPDLDLVVGSRFVEGGGTGDWDRDRVAKSAFATKLSQRVLNVDLSDPMSGFFMVRTAVARETVPYLSGIGFKILLDIMSASPRPLRAAEMPYVFRLRTEGESKLDHVVAMEYLIALYDRRFGKVVPVRFAMFSAIGVLGVGVHMAVLSLFFVALGASFLASQIVAVAAAMTFNFFLNNALTYRDRRLRGFKPLLDGWVSFCLVCSVGAIANVGVAAFLHDARANEWAVSALIGVLIGAVWNYALSSRFVWGRY, from the coding sequence ATGGGTGCGCTCCTCGAACTCGCGGTCGTCATCCCGACCTTCAACGAGCGCGCCAATGTGCCCGTGCTCATCGCCAAGCTCGACCAGGCGCTGGCCGGGCGGCGGTGGGAAGCGATCTTCGTCGACGACAACAGCCCGGACGGCACGGCGGATGCTGCGCGCGAACTGGGGAAGGTCGATCACCGCGTCCGGGTGATCCAGCGGATCGGGCGGCGCGGCCTGTCCTCCGCCTGTATCGAGGGGATGTGTGCCACCGCCGCAGCCGTCGTCGCGGTGATCGATGGCGATTTGCAGCATGACGAGACGCTGCTGCCGAAAATGCTCGACCGGTTGCAGGCGGAGCCCGATCTCGACCTGGTGGTGGGCTCCCGCTTCGTCGAGGGCGGCGGGACCGGGGACTGGGACCGCGACCGGGTGGCCAAGTCGGCCTTCGCCACGAAGCTGTCGCAGCGGGTGCTGAACGTCGATCTGTCCGACCCGATGAGCGGCTTCTTCATGGTCCGCACCGCCGTCGCGCGCGAGACGGTGCCGTATCTGTCGGGAATCGGCTTCAAGATACTGCTCGACATCATGAGCGCCTCGCCGCGCCCGCTTCGCGCCGCCGAGATGCCCTATGTCTTCCGTTTGCGGACCGAGGGCGAGTCGAAGCTCGATCATGTCGTGGCGATGGAATATCTGATCGCGCTGTACGACCGCCGCTTCGGCAAGGTGGTGCCGGTGCGCTTCGCCATGTTCTCGGCCATCGGGGTGCTGGGCGTGGGCGTGCATATGGCGGTGCTCAGCCTGTTCTTCGTCGCTCTGGGCGCGAGTTTCCTCGCCAGCCAGATCGTCGCGGTGGCGGCGGCGATGACGTTCAACTTCTTCCTCAACAATGCGCTGACCTATCGCGACCGGCGGTTGCGCGGGTTCAAGCCGTTGCTCGACGGATGGGTGTCCTTCTGCCTGGTCTGCTCGGTGGGGGCGATCGCCAATGTCGGCGTCGCGGCCTTCCTGCACGATGCGCGCGCGAACGAGTGGGCGGTGTCGGCGCTGATCGGGGTGCTGATCGGAGCGGTGTGGAATTACGCGCTGTCGTCGCGGTTCGTCTGGGGGCGGTATTGA
- a CDS encoding aspartate aminotransferase family protein — MTITALMPVYPRCGVRPVRGEGVYLYGENGEQYLDFAAGIAVNALGHGHPKLVEAIAKQAATLMHVSNLYGSPQGEHFAQRLVDSTFADTVFFTNSGAEAVECAIKTARRYHFANGNPQKHTLITFNNAFHGRTLGAISATNQPKMRDGFEPLLPGFAYAPFDDLEAALALIDENTAGFLVEPIQGEGGLRPASMEFLQGLRKACDEHGLLLVLDEVQCGYGRTGKFFAHELYGVTPDIMAVAKGIGGGFPLGACLATEEAAKGMVIGTHGSTYGGNPLAMAAGEAVLDVMQEPGFLEHVEAMGQRLRSTLEQMIPNFDHLFEEVRGHGLMQGLKMKSDSRRFVAHCRDNHGLLLVAAGENVIRILPPLTIEESHITEFATKLSDAARVYVPAADD; from the coding sequence CACGGTGCGGGGTGCGTCCGGTCCGAGGCGAGGGCGTCTACCTCTATGGCGAAAATGGCGAGCAATATCTGGACTTTGCCGCCGGGATCGCGGTGAACGCGCTGGGCCATGGCCACCCGAAGCTGGTCGAGGCGATCGCCAAACAGGCCGCCACCCTGATGCACGTGTCGAACCTGTACGGCAGCCCGCAGGGTGAGCATTTCGCGCAGCGGCTGGTCGATTCGACCTTTGCCGATACGGTGTTCTTCACCAATTCGGGTGCCGAGGCGGTCGAATGCGCGATCAAGACCGCGCGTCGCTATCATTTCGCGAACGGCAATCCGCAGAAGCATACGCTGATCACGTTCAACAACGCCTTTCACGGGCGGACGCTGGGCGCGATCTCGGCGACGAACCAGCCCAAGATGCGCGACGGGTTCGAGCCGCTGCTGCCGGGCTTCGCCTATGCGCCGTTCGACGATCTGGAGGCCGCGCTCGCGCTGATCGACGAGAACACCGCCGGTTTCCTGGTCGAGCCGATCCAGGGCGAAGGCGGCCTGCGTCCCGCCAGCATGGAATTCCTGCAAGGGCTGCGGAAAGCGTGCGACGAGCATGGCCTGTTGCTGGTTCTGGACGAGGTGCAGTGCGGCTATGGCCGGACGGGCAAGTTCTTCGCGCATGAACTGTACGGCGTGACGCCCGACATCATGGCGGTCGCCAAGGGGATCGGCGGCGGTTTCCCGCTGGGCGCGTGCCTGGCGACCGAGGAAGCGGCCAAGGGCATGGTGATCGGCACCCACGGTTCGACCTATGGCGGCAACCCGCTCGCCATGGCCGCCGGTGAGGCGGTGCTGGACGTGATGCAGGAACCGGGCTTCCTCGAGCATGTCGAGGCGATGGGCCAGCGCCTGCGCTCGACGCTGGAGCAGATGATCCCGAACTTCGACCATCTGTTCGAGGAAGTGCGCGGCCACGGGCTGATGCAGGGCCTGAAGATGAAGAGCGACAGCCGTCGTTTCGTGGCGCATTGCCGCGACAATCACGGGCTGCTGCTGGTCGCGGCTGGCGAGAATGTGATCCGCATCCTGCCGCCGCTGACCATCGAAGAAAGCCACATCACCGAGTTCGCGACGAAGTTGTCGGACGCCGCGCGCGTCTATGTCCCCGCCGCCGACGATTGA
- the argF gene encoding ornithine carbamoyltransferase, giving the protein MTIRHFLNLADAGPEGVTAILADAQARKAARAGFTKGRADADAPLAGHTLAMVFEKNSTRTRVSFDMAIRQLGGTSIVLDAGTMQLGRGETIADTARILSGYTDAIMIRTDDHAKVEEMAHYASVPVINGLTDLSHPCQIMADLLTVIEAGKTLSGLKVAWLGDGNNVLHSIVEAGGLLGFDVVAACPNGYHPAPGTLELGRGRATCTTDPRAAVEGADIVVTDTWISMGQAHAEEKLAAMMPYQVNADLMALAKPDAKFLHCLPAHREEEVTSEVIDGPQSLIWPEAENRLHAQKSVLRWCFGQIG; this is encoded by the coding sequence ATGACGATCCGCCACTTCCTGAACCTCGCCGACGCCGGTCCCGAGGGTGTGACCGCCATTCTTGCCGATGCCCAGGCCCGCAAGGCCGCCCGCGCCGGTTTCACCAAGGGCCGCGCCGATGCCGATGCCCCGCTCGCCGGTCACACGCTGGCCATGGTGTTCGAGAAGAACTCGACCCGCACCCGCGTCAGCTTCGACATGGCGATCCGCCAGTTGGGCGGAACCTCGATCGTGCTCGATGCGGGCACGATGCAGTTGGGCCGCGGCGAGACGATCGCCGACACCGCGCGCATCCTGTCGGGCTATACCGATGCGATCATGATCCGCACCGACGACCATGCCAAGGTCGAGGAGATGGCGCATTATGCCAGTGTCCCCGTCATCAACGGCCTGACCGACCTGTCGCACCCCTGCCAGATCATGGCCGACCTGCTGACCGTGATCGAGGCGGGCAAGACCCTGTCGGGCCTGAAGGTCGCCTGGCTGGGCGACGGCAACAACGTGCTGCACTCGATCGTCGAGGCGGGCGGGCTGCTCGGCTTCGACGTGGTCGCCGCCTGCCCCAATGGCTATCACCCGGCACCGGGTACGCTGGAGCTGGGCCGGGGGCGTGCGACCTGCACCACCGATCCGCGTGCGGCGGTCGAGGGCGCGGACATCGTCGTCACCGACACCTGGATCTCGATGGGCCAGGCCCATGCTGAGGAAAAGCTGGCCGCGATGATGCCCTATCAGGTCAATGCCGACCTCATGGCGCTGGCCAAGCCGGATGCGAAGTTCCTCCACTGCCTGCCCGCGCATCGCGAGGAGGAAGTGACGAGCGAGGTGATCGACGGTCCGCAGTCGCTGATCTGGCCGGAAGCGGAGAATCGGCTCCATGCACAGAAGTCCGTCCTGCGCTGGTGCTTCGGCCAGATCGGTTGA
- a CDS encoding phospholipid carrier-dependent glycosyltransferase, with protein sequence MRRLLAPFRRPVPALLAILVAAQALFCWRLTTPHMLVFDEIHYVPAARTLLALEGPVNVEHPLLGKALIALGMMIFGDNPLGWRALSTLAGTAIVGGVFAIVWLMTGRTRAAAIGAVLTLVNFMVLVQARIAMLDGFMAAFVVLAVAAMGWAMRGTPTQSRWRWGLGAVLLGLAVGVKWAAVPYLGYAAIGFVLMKRGDTSRWPGLRWWSAWGLLGLGAAIAYAATFAPAFFYAREPMTWANLLPFQWEMYARQTQILPPHHYQSIWWSWPVIGRPIWYFYEVADGARRGIFLLGNPAVMWGGLIAVAACALGWLRTREVRLGVAAGLWIGGFAVWAIIPKSLGFYYYYFLPAIWLSIALAVAIDRWRARMRDWDEAYLVGAVCLFVYFHPILTAGALAGPASFSRWTWFADWR encoded by the coding sequence ATGCGCCGTCTGCTCGCCCCCTTTCGTCGTCCGGTCCCGGCGCTGCTCGCGATTCTGGTCGCCGCGCAGGCGCTGTTCTGCTGGCGGCTGACGACACCGCACATGCTGGTGTTCGACGAAATCCATTACGTCCCCGCAGCGCGCACGCTGCTGGCGCTGGAGGGGCCGGTAAATGTCGAGCATCCGCTGCTGGGTAAGGCCCTGATCGCGCTCGGCATGATGATCTTCGGCGACAATCCGCTCGGATGGCGGGCGCTGTCGACGCTGGCGGGGACGGCGATCGTCGGGGGCGTATTCGCGATCGTCTGGCTGATGACCGGGCGGACGCGGGCCGCGGCGATCGGTGCGGTGCTGACGCTCGTTAATTTCATGGTGCTGGTCCAGGCGCGGATCGCGATGCTCGACGGGTTCATGGCGGCCTTCGTCGTGCTGGCGGTCGCCGCGATGGGCTGGGCAATGCGGGGAACCCCCACACAGAGCCGGTGGCGCTGGGGGCTGGGCGCGGTGTTGCTGGGGCTGGCGGTCGGGGTGAAGTGGGCGGCGGTGCCCTATCTCGGCTATGCGGCGATCGGTTTCGTGCTGATGAAGCGGGGCGATACCAGCCGCTGGCCGGGCCTGCGCTGGTGGTCGGCCTGGGGGTTGCTCGGGCTGGGAGCGGCCATCGCCTATGCCGCGACCTTCGCGCCCGCTTTCTTCTATGCGCGCGAGCCGATGACATGGGCGAACCTCCTGCCCTTCCAATGGGAGATGTATGCGCGCCAGACCCAAATCCTGCCGCCGCACCATTACCAGTCGATCTGGTGGAGCTGGCCAGTGATCGGGCGGCCGATCTGGTATTTCTACGAGGTCGCGGACGGAGCGCGGCGGGGCATCTTCCTGCTCGGCAATCCGGCGGTGATGTGGGGCGGGCTGATCGCGGTGGCGGCGTGCGCGCTGGGCTGGTTGCGGACGCGGGAGGTCCGGCTGGGCGTCGCGGCGGGCTTGTGGATCGGTGGGTTCGCAGTCTGGGCGATCATCCCCAAGTCGCTGGGCTTCTATTATTATTACTTCCTACCCGCCATCTGGCTGTCGATCGCGCTGGCGGTGGCGATCGACCGGTGGCGAGCGCGGATGCGGGATTGGGACGAGGCCTATCTGGTCGGGGCGGTATGCCTGTTCGTCTATTTCCATCCGATCCTGACGGCGGGCGCGCTGGCGGGACCAGCCTCGTTTTCGCGCTGGACGTGGTTTGCGGATTGGCGGTGA
- a CDS encoding Hsp33 family molecular chaperone HslO, giving the protein MTDITLPELDRAIGFTIPQQNARGRLVRLGPVLDEILTAHAYPPAIERLLAEALTLTALIGTTLKDADGQLTIQTRSDTGVIQLLVCDYRGGELRGYVQFDADKLAELPADPTLFALFGQGYLAITFDLAVTGERYQGIVPIDGETLSAAAESYFTQSEQIPSLLRVGISKGPDGRTVAGGLFLQHLPEGEEGRERLHVKLDHPEWEHVQALGQTMEAEELADAALPLETLVWRLFNEEQDVRVTQAPAIVRGCRCSADYIASVITKFSVEERRDMADADGLIQVDCAFCAKKFPVRYDAEATA; this is encoded by the coding sequence ATGACCGACATCACCCTGCCCGAACTCGACCGTGCGATCGGTTTCACCATTCCCCAGCAGAATGCGCGCGGGCGTCTGGTGCGGCTGGGCCCGGTGTTGGACGAGATTCTGACGGCGCACGCCTATCCCCCGGCAATCGAGCGGTTGCTGGCGGAGGCGCTGACCCTGACCGCGCTGATCGGCACCACGCTGAAGGACGCGGACGGCCAACTTACCATCCAGACGCGCAGCGATACGGGCGTGATCCAGTTGCTGGTGTGCGACTATCGCGGCGGCGAGCTTCGCGGTTATGTCCAGTTCGATGCCGACAAGCTTGCCGAGTTGCCCGCCGACCCGACGCTGTTCGCGCTGTTCGGCCAGGGCTATCTGGCGATCACCTTCGACCTGGCGGTGACCGGCGAGCGTTATCAGGGCATCGTGCCGATCGACGGCGAGACGCTGTCGGCGGCGGCAGAGAGCTATTTCACCCAGTCGGAGCAGATCCCCAGCCTGTTGCGCGTCGGGATCAGCAAGGGGCCCGACGGGCGCACCGTCGCGGGCGGCCTGTTCCTCCAGCATCTGCCCGAGGGCGAGGAAGGCCGCGAGCGGCTGCACGTCAAGCTTGACCATCCCGAATGGGAGCATGTCCAGGCGCTGGGCCAGACCATGGAGGCCGAGGAGCTGGCCGACGCCGCACTGCCGCTGGAGACGTTGGTATGGCGGCTGTTCAACGAGGAACAGGATGTCCGCGTGACCCAGGCTCCGGCGATCGTGCGCGGTTGCCGCTGCTCAGCGGATTACATCGCCAGCGTCATCACCAAATTCTCGGTCGAGGAACGCCGCGACATGGCGGACGCCGATGGCCTGATCCAGGTGGATTGCGCGTTCTGCGCCAAGAAGTTCCCGGTTCGCTACGACGCCGAGGCGACGGCCTGA
- the apaG gene encoding Co2+/Mg2+ efflux protein ApaG encodes MKALFSHALTTGPVTVRVSVSYLPEQSEPQRGRWFWAYHVRIENDGEQPVQLLTRRWIITDGRGARHSVEGEGVVGEQPVIQPGASYDYVSGCPLATTSGAMQGSYRMVGADGMTFDAAIPQFALVAPAVES; translated from the coding sequence GTGAAGGCGCTCTTCTCCCATGCGCTGACCACCGGTCCGGTGACGGTCCGCGTGTCGGTCAGCTATCTGCCCGAACAGTCCGAGCCGCAGCGCGGGCGCTGGTTCTGGGCCTATCATGTCCGTATCGAGAATGATGGCGAGCAACCGGTGCAGTTGCTCACCCGCCGCTGGATCATCACCGATGGGCGCGGCGCGCGCCACTCGGTCGAAGGCGAAGGGGTGGTCGGCGAACAGCCGGTGATTCAGCCCGGCGCGTCCTATGACTATGTCTCGGGCTGTCCGCTGGCGACGACCAGCGGTGCGATGCAGGGCAGCTATCGCATGGTCGGGGCCGACGGCATGACCTTCGACGCGGCCATTCCCCAGTTCGCGCTGGTCGCCCCGGCGGTGGAATCATGA
- a CDS encoding beta-galactosidase family protein yields the protein MTPTLSATIKAFRESDVRQAVRSTVIGGILAATALSPLDAQAPTANDGPARSFSVQGKGFLRNGQPHQVISGEMHYVRIPRAYWRDRLRKAKAMGLNTITTYAFWNAHEPRPGVYDFSGQNDIVAFIRDAQAEGLDVILRPGPYVCAEWELGGYPAWLLKDRNLVLRSTDPKYTAAVDRWLMRLGQEVKPLLLKNGGPIVAVQLENEYGAFGDDQAYLRGLEATYKRAGFADGVLFTSNQGGDLAKGSLPGLPSVVNFGSGGAQSSVAKLEAYRPDGLRMVGEYWAGWFDKWGEEHHETDGRKEAEEMAYMLKRGYSISLYMVHGGTTFGWMNGADSHTGKDYHPDTTSYDYDAPIDEAGNPRYKYGLIAAAIAEVTGKPAAPTPAPTVATTFPVSAVRRSASLWDNLPTPVRAAQPMTFEELDQNYGYVLYRVTAPAGAAGPLTLKGMHSYAQVYLDKTLVGTLDRRLDQETVELPARTRPTVLNILVENTGRVNYSHAIRTEQAGLTGAVTLSGSPLRDWQMFRLPMDDLARLKLSAKPCTGPCFYEASMTVSTPGDTYLDMRGAHKGQLWLNDHNLGRFWAIGPVHTLYTPAPWLKAGANRILFFDLTGDASNKLTTVNKPIWGKVTNHREAQ from the coding sequence ATGACGCCGACCCTATCCGCCACGATCAAGGCGTTTCGGGAGAGTGATGTGAGGCAGGCGGTTCGATCCACGGTCATTGGCGGGATTCTGGCGGCGACGGCGCTGTCCCCGCTCGACGCACAGGCCCCGACCGCCAATGACGGCCCCGCCCGCAGCTTTTCGGTGCAGGGCAAGGGCTTCCTGCGCAACGGCCAGCCGCATCAGGTGATCTCGGGCGAGATGCACTATGTCCGCATTCCGCGCGCCTATTGGCGCGACCGGCTGCGCAAGGCCAAGGCGATGGGCCTGAATACCATCACCACCTATGCTTTCTGGAACGCGCATGAGCCGCGTCCCGGCGTCTATGATTTCAGTGGCCAGAACGACATCGTCGCCTTCATCCGCGATGCCCAGGCCGAGGGGCTGGACGTGATCCTGCGCCCCGGTCCCTATGTCTGCGCGGAATGGGAGTTGGGCGGTTATCCGGCCTGGTTGCTCAAGGACCGCAACCTCGTGCTGCGCTCGACCGATCCGAAATATACCGCCGCGGTCGATCGCTGGCTGATGCGGCTGGGGCAGGAGGTGAAGCCGCTGCTGCTCAAGAATGGCGGGCCGATCGTCGCGGTGCAGCTCGAAAACGAATATGGCGCGTTCGGCGACGATCAGGCCTATCTGCGCGGGCTAGAGGCGACCTATAAGCGCGCCGGGTTTGCCGACGGTGTCCTGTTCACCTCGAACCAGGGCGGCGATCTGGCCAAGGGCTCGCTGCCGGGCCTGCCCTCGGTCGTCAATTTTGGGTCGGGCGGGGCGCAAAGCTCGGTCGCCAAGCTGGAGGCCTATCGCCCCGATGGCCTGCGCATGGTCGGCGAATATTGGGCGGGCTGGTTCGACAAATGGGGCGAAGAGCACCATGAAACCGACGGCAGGAAAGAGGCCGAGGAAATGGCCTATATGCTCAAGCGCGGCTATTCGATCTCGCTCTACATGGTGCATGGCGGCACCACCTTCGGCTGGATGAACGGTGCGGATTCGCACACCGGCAAGGACTATCACCCCGATACGACCAGCTATGACTATGACGCGCCGATCGATGAGGCGGGCAATCCCCGCTACAAATATGGCCTGATCGCCGCCGCCATCGCCGAGGTGACCGGCAAGCCCGCTGCGCCCACGCCCGCGCCGACCGTGGCGACGACCTTCCCGGTGTCGGCGGTACGCCGCAGCGCGTCGCTGTGGGACAATCTCCCGACCCCGGTGCGCGCGGCCCAGCCGATGACGTTCGAGGAACTCGACCAGAATTACGGCTATGTCCTCTACCGCGTGACCGCACCTGCGGGTGCAGCGGGGCCGCTGACGCTGAAGGGCATGCACAGCTATGCCCAGGTGTACCTCGACAAGACGCTGGTCGGGACGCTCGACCGGCGGCTGGACCAGGAGACGGTCGAACTGCCCGCGCGGACCCGGCCGACCGTGCTGAACATCCTAGTCGAGAATACCGGCCGGGTGAACTATTCCCACGCGATCCGCACCGAGCAGGCCGGGCTGACCGGCGCGGTGACGCTGTCGGGCTCGCCCTTGCGCGACTGGCAGATGTTCCGCCTGCCGATGGACGATCTGGCCAGGCTGAAGCTGTCGGCCAAGCCGTGCACGGGCCCTTGCTTCTACGAGGCGAGCATGACCGTCTCGACGCCCGGCGACACCTATCTGGACATGCGCGGGGCGCATAAGGGGCAGCTATGGTTGAACGACCATAATCTGGGTCGTTTCTGGGCGATCGGGCCGGTTCATACGCTCTATACCCCCGCGCCCTGGTTGAAGGCGGGGGCGAACCGGATATTGTTCTTCGACCTGACTGGGGATGCCAGCAACAAGCTGACGACGGTGAACAAGCCGATCTGGGGCAAGGTCACCAATCATCGTGAGGCCCAGTAA
- a CDS encoding TM2 domain-containing protein, with protein MSDLNRAEIARSQLMYDANRKSVGVAYLLLIFLGGFGAHRFYLGRTGSAVAMLLLNLFGWVTVWLGVGLILLGFAWLWLFVDLFLVPGIARSHNMRLANDLTGGHPAMI; from the coding sequence ATGTCAGACCTGAACCGTGCTGAGATCGCCAGGTCGCAACTGATGTACGACGCCAACCGAAAATCGGTGGGAGTCGCGTATCTGCTGCTGATCTTCCTTGGGGGATTCGGCGCGCATCGTTTCTACCTGGGAAGGACGGGGTCAGCGGTGGCGATGCTGTTGCTGAACTTGTTCGGATGGGTAACGGTCTGGCTAGGTGTCGGGCTGATCTTGCTCGGCTTTGCCTGGCTCTGGCTGTTTGTCGACCTGTTCCTAGTACCCGGCATCGCACGCAGCCATAATATGCGGTTGGCCAACGACCTGACCGGCGGCCATCCTGCGATGATCTGA
- a CDS encoding PLP-dependent aspartate aminotransferase family protein yields MKRKTGQDRSITTKWRPATQAVRGGTARSEYGETSEALFLTSGYCYDRAGDAAARFAGEQEGMTYSRLQNPTVEMLEQRIALLEGAEACRTMASGMAAMTAVLLCQLQAGDHLVGGRAAFGSCRWLTDTLLPKFGIATTVVDARDPQAFLDAVRPETKVFFFETPANPTMDVADLEAICAIARERGITTVVDNAFATPALQRPMEFGADVTAYSATKMMDGQGRVLAGAVCGTEDFITNTLLPFTRNTGPTLSAFNAWVVLKGLETLDLRIHRQSESAIKVAKFLETRVPRVLCPGLPSHPQHDLAMRQMKAAGSIFAIELDGGRTQAHGLLDALELIDISNNIGDSRSLMTHPASTTHAGVAEDKRIEMGIGEGMLRLNVGLEDADDLIDDLDQALRAVGL; encoded by the coding sequence ATGAAGCGCAAGACTGGCCAGGACCGTTCGATCACCACCAAGTGGCGCCCCGCGACGCAGGCCGTGCGCGGCGGCACCGCGCGGTCGGAATATGGCGAGACGTCCGAGGCGCTCTTCCTGACCTCGGGCTATTGCTATGATCGGGCAGGGGACGCGGCGGCACGGTTCGCGGGCGAGCAGGAGGGGATGACCTATTCCCGCCTCCAGAACCCGACCGTCGAGATGCTGGAACAGCGCATCGCCCTGCTCGAGGGCGCCGAGGCGTGCCGGACCATGGCATCGGGCATGGCGGCGATGACGGCGGTGCTACTCTGCCAGTTGCAGGCGGGCGACCATCTGGTCGGCGGGCGCGCGGCCTTCGGATCGTGCCGCTGGCTGACCGACACGCTGCTGCCCAAATTCGGCATCGCGACCACCGTGGTCGATGCGCGCGATCCGCAGGCGTTCCTGGATGCGGTGCGGCCGGAGACGAAGGTCTTCTTCTTCGAGACGCCCGCCAACCCGACCATGGACGTGGCGGACCTGGAGGCGATCTGCGCCATCGCGCGCGAGCGCGGCATCACCACGGTCGTCGACAATGCCTTCGCCACGCCCGCGCTCCAGCGGCCGATGGAGTTTGGCGCGGACGTCACCGCCTATTCCGCCACCAAGATGATGGATGGGCAGGGCCGCGTGCTGGCGGGTGCGGTGTGCGGTACGGAAGATTTCATCACCAACACGCTGCTGCCCTTCACCCGCAACACCGGGCCGACGCTGTCGGCGTTCAACGCCTGGGTGGTATTGAAGGGGCTGGAGACGCTGGACCTGCGCATCCATCGCCAGTCGGAATCGGCGATCAAGGTCGCCAAGTTCCTCGAAACCCGCGTGCCGCGCGTGCTGTGCCCCGGCCTGCCCAGCCATCCGCAGCATGACCTCGCCATGCGCCAGATGAAGGCGGCGGGCAGCATCTTCGCGATCGAACTCGATGGCGGACGGACCCAGGCGCACGGCCTGCTCGACGCGCTGGAACTGATCGACATCTCGAACAATATCGGCGATTCGCGTTCGCTGATGACGCATCCCGCCTCGACCACCCATGCCGGGGTCGCCGAGGACAAAAGGATCGAGATGGGCATCGGCGAGGGGATGCTGCGCCTGAATGTCGGGCTGGAGGATGCGGACGACCTGATCGACGATCTCGACCAGGCGCTCCGCGCCGTGGGTCTGTGA